The Castor canadensis chromosome 12, mCasCan1.hap1v2, whole genome shotgun sequence genome contains the following window.
tttctttttaaaaattatgtgtctGTTTATCAACAATAAGTcacaaatcttaaaaatttacaatttagggctgggatgtagctcagtggtagagtgcttgcttagcatgcacaaggccatgagtttgattctccacacaaaaaaaagaaattacattttctctttaatatcaAGATTTCTTCCAAGAGAGATTTCATCTATTGCACTTGTCATAAATGGAAACTTGGACCAGAGTGTGTAAACTAtctgatgttcattaaagaattcaaaaggcacttgggtgccagtggctcacaccagtaatcctagctacttgggaggttgagattgggaggattattgctgaggccagcctgggcaaattgttcaagagacccccatctccaaaataaccagagcaaaatggactggaggtgtggctcaagacatagagtgcctgctttgcaagtgagaagctctgagttcaaacccaagtcccaccaaaaatatacatacaatTTTATCAGGACTTCTTTTATTATCTAGAATATGGTCTCTCCATGAACACTTGAAAAAGACATgcgttttgttttttgtttttgctgtactggattttgaactcagggtcatggATTTGATTCTCAGCTGTAAGAGAGGCATAGTTAGGAGAATTATGGTACAGGCctacccaggcaaaaacatgagaccctactgaaaaataactaaagcaaactaTTCATTAAGATTATACTAGAAAGATCTCTGTATTGAGTAGAAGGTTGCAAAGAtgatcagctcttttttttttttttttcagcactggagtttaaactcagggcctcacgcttgcaaggcaggtgctcttaccatttgagccataccaccagcctgCAAAGACAATCTGTATGAAAGATCCTAGGTTCTTAACATCATGGAAAATTCTCTGTAGGTAGCAAGTGAGGTAGTGCTGGATGAGGAATTGCTCATGGCCGAAAAACAACCCCAAACCAACCCCAGATTGGTATAGTTGAGGGAATAAGGTTCCTGCTACCCACAGCTTCACACTGCAGAGCAGGCCTGCTCCAGGCAACAGGCCCAGTCTACACAGGCAGGGTAGACACCTCCAGTGTTATTTGGAATCTGGGAAAGACTACCAAGAAGCATTACCCTCCACATATCTGTGCCTGAAGTTTGAACTTTCTTCATGTTAAACGTCCccatattttctttgtggtactggaatttgaactcagggcctcagcttgctaggcaggtgccctaccatttgaaccatgtgcctccaacccttttgctgtagtttatttttcaagtagggtatTGGGTTaactttgcccatgctggcctcaaaccatgattttcctacctCCACCTGCTAGGTGGTTaagttacaggcatgcactgtcAATCGCACCCCAAATCTTTATTCTAAAGAAACAGCACTTGAGAGAAGAATGGGCTTCAGTTTCCCAATGATAATTGAGTAAGATAATTAGCCACTCATTCCAGCTTGCAATTAATTTACAGGCTGAATTTCCTCCGGGACTTACAAGAGGGACAGGGTACATTTGGCAGGGAAACAGTGGGTGTCAAATTGACATGGAGATGATGATAAGGGAAGTCAAGCTTTACCTactttatatgcatattttaaaataatatatgtttatgtatttaataattatattttataccaCATAATAACTATATGCTATATAACAAATATAGTTTATGATACATTGTAtgctatataatattttattacatatattttatatatatgtatatcaatcAGACTATCAGCTTTAGCTCTGGAATCTTTCCTTGGGCCTCCCAATCTATCAATCCTTCCCCTACACAGACCTCCTTCCTCAGCTCTCCCACCTCCCTTCCAAGTCCTGATACCCTGTAGAAACTATGAGAAAAGTTAAAACTATTTGATATCTAATATTTCCACAGTCTCTAGCCAGGCTCGATTACAACTCAAAACTACAGGTATGTACATACCTGGTAGCCGTTGAGTCTGCAGGTCATGAATGCTCAGTGTTGTCAGGTTTGTCACAGATGTGATGTGCCGCTCATCCTCCAGGGTGAGGGGACTGGTTTCCAGCAGGAGGGACTGAATGTGCTTACAGGTGCTGAGGACCGAGCTGAGACTGCCAGCCACACCAGCACTTCTCTTGACAGACAGCCTGAGGCTGGCAGCAGAACTGAATATCtttcctaggtatttaatatcTTGTTTATTCAACTTGCTGAAATCCCGGAGGGTGACCTCCAGAATCTTGAACTCCTGCTTCCAGTTGAAGAACAAAGACACAGCTCGGCTGGGAATGTAGGTTTTCAAGGTCTCTTCCCTGGGGACTGTGGCCCAATCTTCTGTGGACTTGGCCTGGGAGGCTGGCGTTCCCCCATAGAAGTCCAGTTTAATGAAGTCCAGAGCACTGGCACAATTAGGTAAGTGTTCAAAGAAGTCAAATAAATAATCTGGGATGTTCTCTGAGTTGATGTATAAACTTTTACCTCGAAAGAAAGCTTCAAATTCTTGGCTCAGGGAGGATTTGGATAAACTCTCATGGAACAAATTGATGCCACACTCTACGAAGGAGTTGATGTTGATGGCTTTCAGAGACTCTTGCTCGGTGGTGTTTTTCACACTCTGTATGGATTGCTGCCTCCACAGAGGCCTCTTGCTCATGGAAAGCCCTAGCAGGCTGCCATGTTGGTACACTGCTGCTAGGTGCCTCATGACAGCCCTGGTGGCTTCTGCAGACGACCCACAAGTGTACAGGAGCAGGTTGCTGTACAGGGATGTGATGTCTgaaatggaaaccattttctGCAAGTAACCACTGCCCTTGGTCACCTCTTCTGGCTCACAGGACATCAATAAGCTGCTGAGCCTTCGTCCTGCGGTGTACTCTTGGAATGCTTTATGAAAGAATTTATACTTAGGCTTGAACCTTTGAGCTGTGTATTTACAGAGGAGTCCAGTTGTCAGCAGGACATCCTCATTCACTCTGCACACATCCTCTGGCTCGAAATCAAACCTGTGGGAGAAGACTCCCTCCAGAGCCAGGTCTCCACAGTGGTCTAGGCTCTGGGTGAAGTCACTTGCAGTCATGCCTCTGTGTTTGTGCTTGTTTTTATGGATCAGCAGGTCATAGAAGGTACGGAACAGCGTGGTTTGTGTGTGAGAGTGGAACTTCCTTTCACCCATCTGAATTGCACAGGTGATGACCACAAAGAGAGGGGTCTTCATCAGATTCCTTAAGCACCTGGATTTCTGAATCTGGAGCAGCAAGCCTTCAGCATGTTCCTTGATCAGCACTTCCCGGATGAGAGCCTGGGCACTGTCCTCTGTCATATCTCCCACCTCAGCAGTCAGGGCACCAAACTGCCTGAGGTGCCTGAGACAATCAGTGGTAGTGGTGACAATGACCATGTTCTTGAAGCGGTGGTTTTCTTTGATCAGGGCTTCGATTTCTGgacagttctggggcttgaactcattgTAGCCATCAAGGAGGAAAAGAACCCCTTGCCGTAGCTTCAGCAGCATGGCCATGAAGCTTTGTTTCCTGATCGTGTCAGGTACATCCAGGAGCTGATCGCACAGTGTTTCAAAGAGTCCACCCTGGGCCCGGCTTAAacggagaaagaaaacaaatttgaaCTTGGTCAGAGCCCCACACTTCCTGGAGGCCCAGAGCATGGCGACTCTCTGTAGCAGGGTGGACTTGCCCTTGCCTGACTCCCCTTCAATGATGCAAGGACTCTGGAGATTACCCAGCAGACTGCTCAGGGTCAGCTGCTCTACCCGGTGATGGTGGTGGTCCTTCCTCCACAGGACAGGTTCTGTGAAGGTGcttttcaagttaaaaataatGTCAATGTCTTCTCCCAGGGGAAAGAAGTTCAGAAAAGAGGGGCTGTGGTATAAGTCCTTCAATTCTTGAGCCAAACTGTCTAAGTCTCCTTCTGATATCTGATGAAAAAGACCTACAAGAGAAGAGGTGACTTAGAGAGGACAGGACTCAGCATGTCCTCAAAGCCTAGGGTGCAGAAGGATGAGGAGGAGTGTGGACAATCTCCTGGAGGAGCCTTGATGTCTTTCCCCAGTTCTGAGCAGCATGAAGGGCTCCACCTAtctcctcctgcttctccctggcaccttcccctcctcccacttcTGCCTTCCCTTTTCACCTTCAACTCTTACAGCAGCCCATTGGGAGAGGGAGGAGCCTGTGTATGGGTTAAAGAGCGTGAATCACGGTAAGGGGTAACTTTCAGTAGATTAAGCCTTTACCGTGGCTAAGATCTGTCGTGGTATAATTTATTAACTTCAAATATTAAAACTAAATTACCAGTTCATGAAAAGCAGGCTCATTCTCCCTGAGCCACTCAGGCTTTTTCCCTTGGTGCTTGGATCATGGAGGAGGTAGTCAGTAGTTTAAGGAATGTTGATTCAAGTGTATTTATGGTcccattatacttttttttttttttggagacagggtctcaatctcaccatccttctgcgtctgcctccagagtgctaggattataggtgtgtaccaccatgcctagcactCCAGTTATACTTTGAAGAGAGACAATACTAAGTCATTTATTCTGTAGCCCTGGGGTGTTAATTATTTGGCTTCACCATCGAGTGATCTGCTGAGCGCTTCTCCTTACCTTAGCATGAATAGAGCCCACTGCCAGGTGATGGGATGATGAGGAAAGCTGAGACTCTATCATGGGGGTTTCTTCATGGCTTATTCTATTTGGAGAAACAGATGCAAGCTAACTGCTACTTACTCTGTCCATTTAAGGCCTGGTAGACAGCATAGCTCCGCTTTTCAAGGGATTGGAGGAAGAGGTTGCAGGCCTCAGAGCCCTTCTTGAGGATCATGTGAATGACCCCTCTCGCGGCGTCCTGCTCCACCCTCTCACAGCAAATGATGCTTGCCTCCTCACAGTTCAGGACATTCCATGCAAACAGATCATCCACGATTTGCTTAGTAACGGTCATGCCCATCCTTTGAATGAGGACTCGACTATTTTCCTTGATGAAATTCACTGAGGAGATGGGGgaaatatacacatttatttacttatgtaaaatatGCATCTCAGCATTTGCGACCAGAGCACCGGGGCACTGCATTTTCCCCCCTTTGGGCCCATCTTAAGTTATGGAGATATCAAAGGCTTGACTTTCAGGCCCCCATGAAAGCTCTGCACAACTCTTCGTCCTTGAGCCCAGTGTTCCTGGTGAGCAAGATGGTTTTACTTTGGTGACAAAGTGAGTGATCTTGTCCCCGATAGAAGAGTTCTCAGTGAGATCACGGGTTTAAAACTGCGGACTTTTAAGTAATGAAATGGCCGGGTATCTGCTGATTACTACCATCTGGGCAGCCTTGGCAAGTCACTAAACCTCTTTGAACCTATTTCAGTGATGTGCTACCAAGTGTGTAACAGCTGGCCCTCTGGGGACAGTGGATCTAATTTGTACCATTTACCCATCCCTATAACTGATTCAGTATTTCCTCCATGGCCAATTTTAAGCTAATAACATATGTCAGCCGGCTGATAACAATCCTGGGAATTCAGCCATCAGAATTCACAGAACAGTAAGAACAAGTTCCAGAACACCACGCTGATTCCTCATCCGTGGGATGGGCTTGAGAATGGAATTTAATTTACCAAGTTAGGAGAATTCATGCATGGTATCTCGCACAAAGTAGTAGCTCAAGACATGTTACCTGCAATTTTTAGTTGTTGTTCTATTGTCACAATTCAAAGGAATAGCATGGTTTATCTCTCATACTCTACAGTCTTTTCTGAAAAGTATCACTGTAAAATATTGGACTGTATCCTGTCTGAGCCCTCTCTtctgttctcctgatctctggcaAATCTGTGACATTTTTGTGTGTGGCTCTGCAAGATTTAACTCTCAGATGCAGACCAAACTATACTCAGGCACTTGCCACGCTGTGTCAACAACAGCTCAGAGAAGCACCTCCCTGGATTTTTACTCTCAGACAGTCTGTGctagttttctttctgtgctgggATGCTCCTGCTTTTCAAACCTTTCTTGATTTATTGGAGAGTGAAGATGATTCTCCCCAAAGCTCCAAGTCCTCTCTGGTCTAAAATGCACCATCAGGGTCATTCTCACCCTCTCTAGAGATGACTGCTCTTAGTCTTTTGAAACTGTATCCCTTTCCTGATAAActttgctataaaaataaaataaaataaaatgcactaTCAGGCACCCCAGCCCCCAGGATCCCACTCCAGCCTCCCTTTCTCACCATCACAGATATCTACTTCTGGCCTCAGCTGGGCTGTTGCCCATCCTGTATACATGTCTGTAGGGGAGTCCCATCTTTCTCCCTCTGGTGTCTCATCTGTGCACTTGGCTTCTGCATCCTCCTTAGGCCTCCTTCCTAAGTCTGTGTCTAGTCATGATCTTTATTTCACAGTGGAAGACATGTTATCTCAGAAAGGCCTAGAGGTTCATGCATGTTCACAAGACcagcttttctctctttctttctttctttttttggcagtacaggggctttaccttgggccactctgccagcccttatttgcccaggctggcttcgaacctcggatcccctgatctctgcctcctgagtatctaggattacaggtgtgagccaccaacgcccagCACAAAAACAGCCTTTCTGAGACTATATACCCTCAACTACAAAATTAAGACACCAGAACTTTCTGAGTATCTGAAGCACtcataatatttaaaaagtcacataagtcacatataaaatttttttagtttgaaaaatATACTATATAACATATATGTTATAAGATATTCTAAATGATATGCTATTCTTAGGACTAACCACAGTATAGCTCCACGCTATATAACTGTAAGTTACAGTTATTGTTAaccatgttatatataatatagttaAATATAAAGCATTATTAACCAATGCTATATAGCAAaaaggcattctttttttttttttttgtggtactgagttctgaattcagggccttcaccttgagacactccaccagccctttttgtgatggttttttttttgagatagggtcttgcgaactatttgcctgggctgactttgaaccttgatcttcctgatctttgcctcctgaatagctaggattacagacttgagccccCAACACCTGGCATTAGAGGTATTGTTATTAATCATGGTATATCTCATGAATGAGGACCGTCCCACTCTTTTCTaatcaaataagaaaaaacagtgtttctcattcattcaattattattcattcttttcagAATAACCGTCTAGATGGGCACTTTATAGTAGAGCTCACTGAGATGACCACATTCAGCTGTCCAATGTTGGAGCCATTAACTATAGGgagctactgagcacttgaaatgtgactaAGGTGACTAACACCCAACTgaattttacattaaattttaatttttttcaaactaaCAGTTAATAGCCACAGGCAGCTACTGGCTATTACATTATATAGCACAGGTCTACACCCTGTTATTAAAATGGAAAGAGCTAATTTTGGGTGCTACTTATATCCATATAATCTTTTCACAATgatcctttttttggtggtggtggtggtagtactggggattgaacccagagcctcatgcatgctacatGCTAgtcaaacactcaaccactgagctacatccccagtccttcacAAGAATCTTGATGCATGTAGTTTTCTGCTATCTGGTTGGAGTGATACAGCTAAATAGATCATGGCAGGGAGCCAACAGTTTGAATATAAATCCAGTCAATAAGTCCTACCCTAGGTATGGtctgctcttttttttaatcacaggctgcaatatttgtaaattaattcccaaaacaaaaactacttaTTGAGACTTCCACAGATAAGTAATCAGAGGAAGGCATGGATTGTTTTGCCATTCAATATCATCAATATTTGGTAGCATACTATATAGCTAGAcagatattatttataatattcttaCTCGTTCTGAATAAAAGCTTTCCACCTTGCTATATCTCAGGAGAAGAAATTGTTTCCAAATGGACATGTCAAAGATATTCCCAGTATTGTCCTCTTCTTTCTGTAATGCTACTCTTCATcctataaaatgaacaaaaaagaaacagaaatgattaGGTAGGAGGACTGGAGCTATTTTCTAGTTAATgcctgttgttttttattttttatgttattttattcttggtgggactggggtttcatgcttacaaagcaggagtTCTACTGCTTGAATTGTTTGCAGTTTAaagtctctctttttgtttttttcagtgccaaggtttgaactcagggcctacaccttgagccactccatcagccctttcttgtgatggttttttttcaagataaggtctcatgaagccaagctggcttcaaaccacaatcctcctgatctctgcctcgtaagtagctaggattacaggcatgagccaccagcacctggcacaatGTCCCTCTTTTTATATAATGGCCCAAACCATGTAAAAACCTGCATAAAAGCCCAGTGCCCAtagctcacacctctaatcttagctatttgggaggcagagatcaggaggatcatggttcaaagacaacccaagcaaatagtttatgagactttagcaaatagtttatgagactttagcaaatagtttatgagttgggtcaaaaatacccaacacaaaaaaggattggcagagtggctcaaaaaaaaaccacccaccCGCTTAAAGCCACTGACTATCTGTGGCCAAACTCTTAAGAGAAGCCTGATGTCTGGACTCCTGGCCTAGAGTCTAGACTGTGGTTAAGAGGCACTTTGCCCTTTCCCTCATTGTTTTTCCCTTTGGTGCTGATCAGAGCTAAGAGGGCAGCTTGGAATTAGATGGCAGAGATGGTAGGagtaaaagtcaaaaaaaaaaatggtgcagGGGGAATGTTCCAAGAAAAAGCAGTATGGACTGGAACAGTCATGGGGAAGATAGCATGTGAACTAGGGCTTAAAGATAAGGCCAGAAGGCTCGGcgggggaggggtgaggaaagaggaaggggagaggtaAGCAGCCTTCCAGAATGAGAGGAAGGAGATGAGCAAAACCATGCAGACCAGGAGTATGAATGgttgaagagagaaaaacagggGTTATGGTGACAGTACCAGCCATGGAAAGCCCTGTAGGCCATGAAGAAGTGTTTGTATTCTGTATTACAAAAACTGGGAGCAATAATTGTACAAGAACATGTTCAAAGTGACATTTTAAGATAATAAACACATTTCTACTTCGTAGCGTAATGCTGACATTTCATCATTCCAGTCAATGTGGAAAACAGCTTCCTTTCTTTCGCTTTCCCCTTACACATTCTCAAAAGCATTAAGGGCCCAGAAGCTCTGTGCTTGGTCTGCCTGTGGCTGCTTCATTCATGGCCATCCTGAATGGGATCAGCCAGATTGTCCTTCCTCTCCACCTCGCTACGCACACACAGATGCCTACCTCAGGGTGGGCACACAGCCTGACTTAGAGATAGCATTATTGGGCATTACAGGTAAAGgggaagaaaatttaaatcacCAGTTAGAAGCCAAGAATGGGAGGTATGTAATTGGGATTGGGGTATATGAACAGGGTTGGATTGGGAACTCATGTTTTATCCCTTAAAATTTATTATGATAATAAtttctagctgggcaccagtgactcacacctataatcctagctactcaggagacagagattcgGACGATCGAgattcgaagtcagcccaggcaaatagttcaagagaccctatctcgaaaaaacccatcacaaaatggcTTGTGgagtgctcaaggtgtaggctctgagttcaagcaccagtactgcaaaaaaaagaaaagaaacttaaataAGTAACCAGAgtaaacagggctggaggtggctgaagtggtagaacaactgcctagcaagcacaaagtcctgagttcaaaccccaggactgcctaCTTCTCCCCCCAAAAAGCACATCCCAGGCCCTTTCTCAGTCAACTCTCATCTCCATCACACCATACATTAGTTTAGGTTTTCCTAGAACTTCATGTAAgtgaaatcaaagatttcaaagcatcataaaatatagaaaacaaaaaccaggagCAATCCAGTGGTTTGACTTTTATTCTATTGCAtcttttcaagagcaaaatatttttatctttacgAAGTCtagctttatatattttttcttttatgatttatgATTTTTGTGCCCTATCTACAAAATCATCATTATTCTCAGCACAAAGACTTTCACCTAAGTTTTCTTCTAGAGGTTTGATAATTGTAGTTTCTATATTAAGatcattgattcattttggaaaaacaTTGTTTATGGTGTGAGATAAGAAATTAGGGTTGTTTGATTAATGTATCTTGAAATCAAGTAGTTTAAGTCCtccatttgttctttttcaaaattgtttttatttccatacaatttttaaataagcttatgatttccatttttttgcagggtggaccagagtttgaactcaggccctgggacttgcaggcaggtgctctaccactttagctatgcctccagcccttctagttttttttaagacagtttttaaaCTTTGGCTTCTGATCTAGAATGTAGAGTTAGAAGTTGATACTCTGgatgggtgcagtggctcaggcctataatcctagctactcaggaggcagagatcaggaggatcagagttcaaagccagcctgggcaaatagtgcatgagaccctatcttgggaaACCCTTCATAATaatagggctgtggagtggctcaaggtgtaggccctgagttcagccccagcaccaaaaaaaaaaaaaaaagttatcctgGCCTAACAAGTGTAAGCTGACTAACCTGAAAATCAACAACTGTGTGCTTTCCCTTGCCTGGCTATCTAGAGTAGTCAAGTTAATAAAAACGTAAAGTAATATGGGGCTTCCAGTGGAAGCGGGGAGCTGTTGTTTAGTGAGTATACATTTTCAGTTTTGGAAGATGAAGAAGTTCTAGACATGGTACAGTGTGAATATATTCAACACTACAGAACAGGGCAATTAAAGGTTATTATGATGGTAAATTTAGGCTACATGCATCTTTCCacaattaaaacaatttaataaGGAACCAATGAAATTTTTCACTGGGTTTCTTTCAGGCCAGCGTTATCATTAATTTCTTCCTATGACTGTGATTGAAAATAATGCCCAGTAAGCACAATACCCAGTGATCAATTTGCcgtattacaaaaacaaaagaaaaggaaaaggaaaaagaatgtcaTATAAAGGAGGGCGTGTTCAAAATGATGGTTCAGAGGTCAAATATGCAAAGTGCACTCTGCCAAGGCACAAATAATCGTGCTGTTGGCACCAGACTTTACACACCTGcacaaataaataacattaaaatgtaCTTCTGTTTTAGATGACTAGTGCATGGGGCCCAGAATTAGTCTTCCTATATAACAAAGAACTGGGCCAAGTTCCTCTTTGTGAGAAGCCAGAAGGCTTCAGAGCTGAGAAGAGCAGGAAAagttgtcaaaagaaaaaaaagcagagctAGCATAGTGGCTAGctatagtggtagagcacctgccctagcaagcatgaaggcctgagttcaaatcccattacagccaaaagaaaaaaagcagggcTATAGGGCAGTTTTCCTAACTGTGGTCCACTCATGATAGAGggtgataataataattaaatgggTCACAATCAGCCTATTAAAAatgtgaagaagaacgaaatgttatcattccctggtaaatggatggaattggagaacatcattctgagtgaggttagcctggcccagaagaccaaaaatcatatgttctccctcatatgtggacattagatcaagggcaaacacaacaatgggattagactatgagcacatgataaaagcgagagcacacaagggagggatgaggataggtaagacacctaaaaaattaaccagcatttgttgccctcaatgcagagaaaataagcagataccttaaaagcaactgaggccaataggaaaaggggaacaggtactagagaaaaggttagttcaagaagaattacctagaaggtaacacacatgcacaggaaatcaatgtgagtcaacaccctgtatagctatccttatctcaaccagcaaaaacccttgttccttcctattattgcttatactctctctacaacaaaattagaaataagggcaaaatagtttctgctgggtattgggggggagagggagggggcggagtgtgtggtaagggagggggtgggggcaggggggagaaatgaaccaagccttgtatgcacatatgaataataaaagaaaaaggaaaaaaaatgtgaaatagaaataaaacccaTAGAGAGTCTGGCTATCTAGAGTAGCCAagttaataaaaacataaagtaaTATGGGGCTTCCAGTGGAAGCGGGGAGCTGTTGTTTAGTGAGTATACATTTTCAGTTTTGGAAGATGAAAAACCTTCCAAGATGGCgtctacagggaggaagcagaaagcatgtctcctaaagtgaaatcttggagagatgctggagacacaccttacaggaaaaaccaccaagaagaggcaaaactttgacccctccacatctccagcctgcgcagagcatctcacTTCACACTTCACAATGAACGGAGAAACCAGTAGGGCCCCCGGGCCGCTGCCAGTTGCccacgcccagacagcttgggaagatgtggacaaggtgagctaagtggtacacaatacttccacagacaaccctgggccagagcagcatagcccccggaCAGACCGaactccacccagggaaaaaagaaaatctgagtaatgagcaataagaacaataaagacacatagcaaagagggtggggcacactgagcaccaaagaggggggaggggaatccttcccggaactgtaaataaacaagccggtcaGGCCGGagagggcaggagcaggggcacatGTTCAGCAACcaagagtgggaaagcttgtgagagtggcaaagggagaaaaactccacaggagagggggaaagacccacctcccgtgtgagctgtaaacaaacacactggctg
Protein-coding sequences here:
- the Nlrc4 gene encoding NLR family CARD domain-containing protein 4 isoform X5 produces the protein MNFIKENSRVLIQRMGMTVTKQIVDDLFAWNVLNCEEASIICCERVEQDAARGVIHMILKKGSEACNLFLQSLEKRSYAVYQALNGQSLFHQISEGDLDSLAQELKDLYHSPSFLNFFPLGEDIDIIFNLKSTFTEPVLWRKDHHHHRVEQLTLSSLLGNLQSPCIIEGESGKGKSTLLQRVAMLWASRKCGALTKFKFVFFLRLSRAQGGLFETLCDQLLDVPDTIRKQSFMAMLLKLRQGVLFLLDGYNEFKPQNCPEIEALIKENHRFKNMVIVTTTTDCLRHLRQFGALTAEVGDMTEDSAQALIREVLIKEHAEGLLLQIQKSRCLRNLMKTPLFVVITCAIQMGERKFHSHTQTTLFRTFYDLLIHKNKHKHRGMTASDFTQSLDHCGDLALEGVFSHRFDFEPEDVCRVNEDVLLTTGLLCKYTAQRFKPKYKFFHKAFQEYTAGRRLSSLLMSCEPEEVTKGSGYLQKMVSISDITSLYSNLLLYTCGSSAEATRAVMRHLAAVYQHGSLLGLSMSKRPLWRQQSIQSVKNTTEQESLKAININSFVECGINLFHESLSKSSLSQEFEAFFRGKSLYINSENIPDYLFDFFEHLPNCASALDFIKLDFYGGTPASQAKSTEDWATVPREETLKTYIPSRAVSLFFNWKQEFKILEVTLRDFSKLNKQDIKYLGKIFSSAASLRLSVKRSAGVAGSLSSVLSTCKHIQSLLLETSPLTLEDERHITSVTNLTTLSIHDLQTQRLPGGLTDGLGNLKNLVKLILDNIKMNEEDAIKLAQNLHNLAKLRILDLSENYLEKDGNTALHKLSVFFEKNPLKNLQQLDLAGNCVSSDGWLDFMGVFENLKQLVFFDFSRKGFLPEASLVRKLSHGLSKLTFLQEARLIGWQFDDDDISVLKGAFKLVIT
- the Nlrc4 gene encoding NLR family CARD domain-containing protein 4 isoform X2 translates to MGMTVTKQIVDDLFAWNVLNCEEASIICCERVEQDAARGVIHMILKKGSEACNLFLQSLEKRSYAVYQALNGQSLFHQISEGDLDSLAQELKDLYHSPSFLNFFPLGEDIDIIFNLKSTFTEPVLWRKDHHHHRVEQLTLSSLLGNLQSPCIIEGESGKGKSTLLQRVAMLWASRKCGALTKFKFVFFLRLSRAQGGLFETLCDQLLDVPDTIRKQSFMAMLLKLRQGVLFLLDGYNEFKPQNCPEIEALIKENHRFKNMVIVTTTTDCLRHLRQFGALTAEVGDMTEDSAQALIREVLIKEHAEGLLLQIQKSRCLRNLMKTPLFVVITCAIQMGERKFHSHTQTTLFRTFYDLLIHKNKHKHRGMTASDFTQSLDHCGDLALEGVFSHRFDFEPEDVCRVNEDVLLTTGLLCKYTAQRFKPKYKFFHKAFQEYTAGRRLSSLLMSCEPEEVTKGSGYLQKMVSISDITSLYSNLLLYTCGSSAEATRAVMRHLAAVYQHGSLLGLSMSKRPLWRQQSIQSVKNTTEQESLKAININSFVECGINLFHESLSKSSLSQEFEAFFRGKSLYINSENIPDYLFDFFEHLPNCASALDFIKLDFYGGTPASQAKSTEDWATVPREETLKTYIPSRAVSLFFNWKQEFKILEVTLRDFSKLNKQDIKYLGKIFSSAASLRLSVKRSAGVAGSLSSVLSTCKHIQSLLLETSPLTLEDERHITSVTNLTTLSIHDLQTQRLPGGLTDGLGNLKNLVKLILDNIKMNEEDAIKLAEGLANLKKMCLFHLTHLSNIGEGMDYIVKSLSGEPCDLQDLQLVSCCLTANSVKTLAQNLHNLAKLRILDLSENYLEKDGNTALHKLIHRLNILEELTALMLPWCWDVQVNLTSLLEQLEGPSQLFKLGLKNWRLTDTEIRILGVFFEKNPLKNLQQLDLAGNCVSSDGWLDFMGVFENLKQLVFFDFSRKGFLPEASLVRKLSHGLSKLTFLQEARLIGWQFDDDDISVLKGAFKLVIT